From Thalassoglobus sp. JC818, the proteins below share one genomic window:
- a CDS encoding 3-oxoacyl-ACP synthase III — translation MRYQHVCLEAFVAHPPSEVVTSEEIEARLKPVYERLSLPEGRLELMTGIRKRRFYPPGTLPGKVSVETVKLALEQSGLDPAECRALIHGSVCRDQMEPATAAGVHSGAGLPQDSFVFDVSNACLGLLNGALIIADLIELGRIRAGIVVGTEVGRPLVEATIDKLVQDPSVTRKSIKMDFASLTIGSGSAAIVLCHESISKTGNRLLGGACLADTTFANLCEGGVDSNASGDSRPLMNTDSEALLHAGVSLAAKTWEQTKQELEWTNEDVTKTFTHQVGKAHRTLLLEKLGLSPALDFPTVEYMGNTGAAALPTAAALGISEGFTGPGDRIALLGIGSGLNSVMLGVDWKTTLK, via the coding sequence ATGCGGTATCAGCACGTTTGTTTAGAAGCCTTTGTCGCTCATCCCCCGTCCGAAGTGGTGACGTCAGAAGAGATTGAAGCCCGCCTCAAGCCGGTTTACGAACGGCTCTCTCTGCCTGAAGGTCGACTTGAGCTCATGACGGGAATTCGGAAACGACGCTTCTATCCGCCCGGAACTCTCCCCGGGAAAGTCAGTGTCGAAACAGTCAAGCTGGCGTTGGAGCAGTCGGGTTTGGACCCCGCTGAATGCCGGGCATTGATTCATGGATCGGTTTGTCGAGACCAGATGGAGCCGGCCACAGCGGCAGGTGTTCATTCCGGCGCAGGTCTTCCTCAAGACAGCTTTGTGTTCGATGTCAGTAATGCCTGTCTGGGACTGTTGAACGGGGCACTGATCATTGCCGACCTCATCGAACTGGGGCGCATTCGTGCAGGAATTGTTGTCGGAACGGAAGTTGGCCGCCCGCTTGTCGAAGCGACCATCGACAAGTTGGTTCAAGACCCTTCGGTGACCAGAAAATCGATCAAGATGGATTTCGCGTCGCTGACAATCGGATCGGGTTCAGCGGCCATTGTTCTTTGTCATGAGTCAATCAGCAAAACCGGAAATCGTTTGTTGGGCGGAGCCTGTCTGGCAGACACGACGTTCGCAAATCTTTGCGAAGGGGGCGTCGATTCCAACGCATCCGGAGACTCGCGTCCACTGATGAATACCGACTCAGAAGCACTCTTGCACGCGGGAGTCAGCCTCGCTGCGAAGACATGGGAGCAGACCAAACAAGAGTTGGAGTGGACGAACGAAGATGTGACGAAGACATTCACACATCAGGTCGGGAAAGCACATCGCACGCTTCTTCTGGAAAAGCTCGGTCTTTCGCCTGCTCTCGACTTTCCGACAGTCGAATACATGGGCAACACGGGAGCAGCTGCATTACCCACGGCAGCAGCACTGGGGATTTCTGAAGGCTTCACCGGCCCTGGTGATCGCATCGCCTTGTTGGGAATTGGAAGCGGCCTGAACTCAGTCATGCTGGGAGTCGATTGGAAGACAACTCTCAAATAG